In Zingiber officinale cultivar Zhangliang chromosome 8B, Zo_v1.1, whole genome shotgun sequence, a single genomic region encodes these proteins:
- the LOC122015033 gene encoding ubiquitin-conjugating enzyme E2 2-like: MSTPARKRLMRDFKRLQQDPPAGISGAPHENNIMLWNAVIFGPDDTPWDGGTFKLTLQFTEDYPNKPPTVRFVSRMFHPNIYADGSICLDILQNQWSPIYDVAAILTSIQSLLCDPNPNSPANSEAARMFSENKREYNRKVRDIVEQSWTAD; this comes from the exons ATGTCGACGCCGGCGAGGAAGCGACTGATGCGGGATTTCAAGAGGTTGCAGCAGGATCCGCCGGCAGGGATCAGCGGCGCGCCGCATGAAAATAACATCATGCTATGGAACGCCGTGATCTTTGG CCCCGATGATACCCCATGGGACGGAG GGACGTTCAAGCTAACTTTGCAATTTACTGAAGACTACCCCAACAAACCACCTACTGTCCGATTTGTCTCCCGAATGTTCCATCCAAACA TCTATGCAGATGGAAGCATTTGCTTGGACATTTTGCAGAATCAGTGGAGTCCCATATATGATGTTGCAGCAATACTCACTTCTATACAg TCACTTCTCTGTGATCCAAACCCGAACTCACCTGCGAATTCTGAGGCAGCTCGGATGTTCAGCGAAAACAAACGGGAATACAACCGGAAAGTTCGTGACATAGTGGAGCAGAGCTGGACAGCTGATTGA